The nucleotide sequence ATCGTCCCGTCTGCGGCGATAAAGACGCTCGTCGGAAAGAGCCCTACGCGGTACACCTGTCGCGCTCCCCGGCTCAGGTCCAGGTAGTACGGCCCGTCGTACCCGACGGAGGCGAGAAACTCCCGAAGCCGGTCAGGCGAATCGTGGTCGGGCGCGTCTACAAGGACGAAGGCGATTTGATCGCGGTACGTGCGGTAGGCAGAGACGATCTCCCCCATCTCTTCGCGGCAGTACGGACAGCGAGAGTAGAAAAAGTGGAGGAACACGGGTTTTTTCCCCAAGACGTCTTGGAGGGAAAACGACTCTCCGTCCGGCGTGGCCACCGTAACCTGGGGTGCGCGTGCCCCTTCTACCGGTTGGGGGGCTTCCCCGCCGCCCTGATCCGAAGGACGAGGCGTACTGGGAGCGGAAGGAGCGGCTGACCCCGACGGTGCCGACGGAGAATTCCCCGGGGAAGGAGCCGGCGAAGCCGTGCGCGCACCGCACCCCCCGCCTCCTCCAAGGACGGCGAGAAGCAAAAAGAACACGAACACGACGCGCAATCCCTTCACACGAAGCGCGCGACCGACCACGTACACACCCGCCTTTCCGAACGTCGCCCGGCTTTAGCCGCGTCTTCCGGAAGATCGCGAAGCGACGTCCGCAACTTTCGATACCCCTATCGAACCGAGAAAAAGGTGAAAGCGATCACATGAACCGCCAATAGTGTACTCCCGCGGGCATCGGTGCACAAGAACCAGAAGACGAAAAAGAGGCGGTCGCGTAGGACGCGCAACCGCCTCTTTCCGTCGGCCGAACCGAC is from Brockia lithotrophica and encodes:
- a CDS encoding TlpA family protein disulfide reductase, with the translated sequence MVGRALRVKGLRVVFVFFLLLAVLGGGGGCGARTASPAPSPGNSPSAPSGSAAPSAPSTPRPSDQGGGEAPQPVEGARAPQVTVATPDGESFSLQDVLGKKPVFLHFFYSRCPYCREEMGEIVSAYRTYRDQIAFVLVDAPDHDSPDRLREFLASVGYDGPYYLDLSRGARQVYRVGLFPTSVFIAADGTIVRRADGAMFSQEMAKAFQAIAQTASASGR